GCTGGCCGGGGGGATTGGCCTTGCTGTCGGCATACCGGCGGGCGTCTGGACCACGCGCAAGCTGCGCCGGGACGACCCGCATTGGCGGGCGGGGCATCCTGTGACAGACAACCGCTGAGGCATCAGGTGAGGCATCAGGGCGCGACGCGCTCCTCCCATCCGCCGGCACGCTCGATCTGACCGCAGAGCGACATTAGCAGCGCATCCTCGCCAAAGGCGCACGCGAAATGGACGCCAACAGGCAGACCGTCAGCGCTCCAATGCAGGGGCAGAGAGGCGGCGGGCTGACCGGAGGCGTTATAGATCGCGGTGATCGGCGAATATTCGAACACACCGCCGGGACCGGAGCGGTAGGCGGCGAAATCGGTGTTGTCGGGGGGCAGGGCGCCAACCTTCAATGGCGGGCTGGCCAGCGTCGGCGAGAGGATCACGTCGCAGGCATCAAAGCACCCGGCCATGCGCCGCCCGAAGGCGTGGATTTCACCCAGAGCAGCGAGATAGTCGGGGCCGGTCAGGCCATGGGCATACTCACACGCGCCGAAGGTGACGCCATCGACCATATCGGGCGTCAGCTTGCGGTCTCCGATCTGTTTGGCGACGCGCCCGGCGGTGCCGCAGGCGACGATGCGGGTCCAGGCCTGCATCATGGCGGGCACGTCGATTTCGGGCTCGGGCGTCCAAGGCTCGACATGATGGCCGAGGCTTTCCAAGAGCTTGGCAGTTTTCTCGACCGCGGCAACGCATTCGGGGTGCAGCGGCGTGCCGGTAAAGGTGGTGGTGTGATAGCGCACGCGCAGGGGGGCGGGATCATGCGCCATCGCCTGGGCAAAGCTTTCGGCCATGGCGGGGGCGACATAGGGCGCGCCCTTGTCGGGGCCGGCGCAGGCATCGAGTAGGGTGGCGCTATCGCGCAGGGAGCGCGTCAGGAAACCGTCGATGGCCATGCTGCCCCAGCCTTCGCCGACAGCCGGACCAGAGGGCAGGCGCGCACGGGTCGGTTTGATGCCGACAAGGCCGCAGGACGCCGCGGGGATACGCACCGAGCCGCCCCCGTCCGAGCCATGCGCCGCCGGCACGATCCCCGCCGCCACCGCCGCGCCAGATCCGCCCGATGAACCGCCCGAGGTGTGATCGGTGTTCCACGGGTTGCGCGTGGGGCCGCCGTAGACGCCCGCTTCGGTCACCGGGCCGATGCCGAACTCGGGGCTGGTGGTGCGGGCAAATGTGTTCACCCCGGTGGCGCGGATGCGATCAAACATTGCGCTGTCATAGGTCCAGCGCA
This genomic window from Rhodobacteraceae bacterium D3-12 contains:
- a CDS encoding amidase, coding for MSDFYTKTDATGLAELVAKKEVTPRELLDIALEKTAALNPRLNAIVHIQQELAESKAKHGLPSGPFHGVPFLIKGLGCEAIDFPTNNGSRLCEGMRWTYDSAMFDRIRATGVNTFARTTSPEFGIGPVTEAGVYGGPTRNPWNTDHTSGGSSGGSGAAVAAGIVPAAHGSDGGGSVRIPAASCGLVGIKPTRARLPSGPAVGEGWGSMAIDGFLTRSLRDSATLLDACAGPDKGAPYVAPAMAESFAQAMAHDPAPLRVRYHTTTFTGTPLHPECVAAVEKTAKLLESLGHHVEPWTPEPEIDVPAMMQAWTRIVACGTAGRVAKQIGDRKLTPDMVDGVTFGACEYAHGLTGPDYLAALGEIHAFGRRMAGCFDACDVILSPTLASPPLKVGALPPDNTDFAAYRSGPGGVFEYSPITAIYNASGQPAASLPLHWSADGLPVGVHFACAFGEDALLMSLCGQIERAGGWEERVAP